The following coding sequences lie in one Apium graveolens cultivar Ventura chromosome 1, ASM990537v1, whole genome shotgun sequence genomic window:
- the LOC141721288 gene encoding uncharacterized protein LOC141721288, which produces MLAIKSNTPSFPCTFILLTMEVDHYVVLGLPSGIQSTKLSLQDITKAYRLKALQLHPDKRRHDPDAHNKFQRLLYSYEILKDTKTRNARNEERVKMRKERELAAEKAREEEERRNVKMRAELKKKKELEVERRRHEMMVFLKRKELAEKQARDEIAKFLNDGHVALEGKNAVTVSWDKSCEDYSAQRLRELFQEFGEVRYVLIRSCETNKGSAFIVMASEDAVVAATRSVVGNLGNPLIVLPVLRPVAVAFPIAQRLSRCSAIRTI; this is translated from the coding sequence ATGCTTGCTATAAAATCCAACACACCCTCATTCCCCTGTACTTTTATCCTATTAACAATGGAGGTAGATCATTACGTTGTTCTTGGTTTACCAAGCGGTATACAAAGTACCAAGCTCTCTCTTCAAGATATCACAAAAGCATATAGGTTAAAGGCTTTACAACTTCATCCGGACAAAAGAAGGCATGATCCTGATGCTCATAACAAGTTTCAGAGGCTGCTGTACTCGTATGAGATTCTCAAGGACACAAAAACTCGAAACGCTAGGAATGAGGAACGTGTGAAGATGAGGAAGGAAAGAGAGTTAGCGGCGGAAAAAGCTCGAGAAGAGGAAGAAAGAAGGAATGTGAAGATGAGGGCTGAGCTTAAGAAGAAAAAAGAGCTCGAGGTTGAAAGGAGGCGTCATGAGATGATGGTGTTTCTCAAGAGAAAAGAGCTAGCAGAGAAGCAAGCTCGGGACGAGATTGCTAAATTTCTGAATGATGGTCATGTTGCGTTGGAGGGTAAAAATGCGGTTACAGTATCATGGGACAAGAGTTGTGAGGACTATAGTGCTCAAAGGTTGAGGGAATTGTTTCAAGAGTTTGGTGAGGTTCGATACGTGCTTATTAGAAGCTGTGAAACAAACAAAGGGTCTGCTTTTATAGTCATGGCTTCAGAAGATGCTGTTGTTGCTGCCACCAGGAGTGTTGTCGGGAATCTTGGTAATCCGTTGATAGTGTTGCCAGTTTTAAGACCTGTGGCTGTTGCCTTTCCGATTGCTCAGCGTCTTTCTAGGTGCTCAGCAATACGTACAATCTAG